One region of Vitis vinifera cultivar Pinot Noir 40024 chromosome 1, ASM3070453v1 genomic DNA includes:
- the LOC104879512 gene encoding uncharacterized protein LOC104879512, producing MAAAVQKLLRKPSYQRILPCLNNGKSSNLVAPPLLHKPYPPETKSDAEPNLNPCQGSSTTENHTHYSSFQIYPSFPFGYCLNPIPSPVLEQSQPLKVEEVDSDDSRTIWADSVKKKRKKKMNKHKYKKLRKRLRRRT from the coding sequence ATGGCCGCCGCTGTGCAGAAACTGCTTAGGAAGCCATCGTACCAGAGAATCCTTCCCTGCCTCAACAATGGAAAATCGTCAAATCTTGTAGCTCCTCCACTGCTCCACAAGCCCTATCCCCCAGAGACCAAATCCGACGCTGAACCTAACCTAAACCCTTGCCAGGGTTCATCAACCACAGAGAATCATACTCATTACAGTAGCTTTCAGATTTACCCTAGTTTTCCATTTGGGTATTGCTTGAACCCCATTCCATCACCCGTGCTCGAACAATCTCAGCCATTGAAGGTCGAGGAGGTCGACTCCGATGACTCGCGTACGATTTGGGCGGACAGTGtcaagaagaagaggaagaagaagatgaacaaGCACAAGTACAAGAAGCTTCGGAAGCGTCTTCGCCGCCGAACCTAA
- the LOC100266247 gene encoding protein SIEVE ELEMENT OCCLUSION B has product MANTTISAQMQQSVSNRLMSASLIDNPIMNQIHSIHASDGCSRHIDMKPLLRFTENILQNALPTTIDTPATPQEAQTQLNELLEDYDGHYDFLKLYLAQIIKRTSCKISCTCGQSAYAATLEVFKTLSSFTWETKVVLALAAFSVTYGKFWLVAQPSSTNLLAKSIAILEQLPDMLADKEPWKPKFEAPSNLIKTILKVTKCVVEFWELLSEYMTDGRGMPTAAAHIPTAVYWTIHGMVVCTKRTMCLTDMGQEDIDQTMEDWYLSSLDHKLSQIHDYLKEQLAVCRQHIRERREIEAYKMIEHLLKTPQIDNMKILGALICAKAEQLPLFDGLNKKRARLDVLWKKNVLLFISELEVPYQELSILEKMYLESRQDPTKEESQYEVVWLPVVDGSTPRNEEKDRHFETQKALMTWYAVFHPSLLETAAIKYIKEVWGFNKRPMLVALDPMGRVVNPNAIHMIYIWGPTVAFPFSKSREEGLWKEVTWGIELLAAAIHPMIVDWISEGKYICLYGGDDIEWIQRFTDVAKAVESAADIKLEMLYVGKSNLREKVRKNNDSIAQENLSHVLPDLSSVWFFWARLESMWHSKVQHGGENAERDPIMQEIVSMLSFDGGDHGWAVFGRGWGEMSQMTKAKGDTIVGCLRDYHVWKNNIATKGFVGAVNDYLPQLHTPHHCNRLVLPGTTGRTPDRVACAECGRPMEKFIMYRCCTD; this is encoded by the exons ATGGCAAACACGACCATCTCTGCCCAGATGCAGCAAAGCGTGAGTAACCGATTAATGTCAGCATCACTGATTGACAATCCAATCATGAATCAAATTCATTCCATCCATGCTTCAGATGGCTGCAGCCGCCACATTGACATGAAACCTCTTCTCCGCTTCACTGAGAACATCTTGCAAAATGCTCTGCCTACCACCATCGACACCCCTGCCACTCCTCAG GAAGCTCAAACACAACTCAATGAATTACTGGAGGATTACGACGGCCACTATGACTTCCTCAAGCTCTATCTCGCACAAATCATAAAGAGAACCTCCtgcaag ATATCATGCACGTGCGGTCAAAGTGCATATGCAGCGACCTTGGAGGTATTCAAGACACTTTCATCCTTCACCTGGGAGACCAAGGTGGTGCTTGCCCTAGCAGCTTTCTCTGTGACCTATGGTAAGTTTTGGCTGGTTGCCCAGCCATCTTCCACCAACTTACTCGCCAAATCAATTGCCATCCTTGAGCAATTACCAGACATGTTGGCGGATAAGGAGCCTTGGAAGCCAAAGTTTGAAGCGCCTAGCAACCTTATCAAGACAATTCTGAAAGTGACCAAGTGCGTAGTTGAGTTCTGGGAGCTTCTATCAGAATACATGACTGACGGGCGAGGAATGCCAACCGCGGCTGCTCATATTCCCACAGCTGTCTATTGGACCATCCATGGTATGGTGGTCTGCACAAAAAGAACCATGTGCCTTACAGACATGGGCCAAGA GGATATAGACCAAACAATGGAGGATTGGTACCTGTCCAGCTTGGACCACAAGCTCAGCCAGATACATGATTACCTTAAAGAGCAACTAGCTGTTTGCCGTCAACACATTC GTGAAAGGAGAGAGATTGAGGCATATAAAATGATTGAGCACCTCCTCAAGACTCCCCAAATTGATAACATGAAGATTCTTGGGGCTTTGATTTGCGCCAAGGCAGAGCAGCTGCCCCTATTTGATGGTTTAAACAAGAAAAGG GCTAGACTCGACGTACTGTGGAAGAAGAATGTGTTGCTATTCATTTCAGAGCTTGAAGTTCCCTACCAGGAGCTTTCCATTCTGGAAAAGATGTACCTAGAGTCAAGGCAGGATCCAACCAAAGAAGAGAGCCAGTACGAGGTCGTGTGGCTTCCAGTGGTTGATGGATCCACCCCACGGAATGAAGAGAAGGACAGGCATTTTGAGACTCAAAAAGCATTGATGACATGGTACGCTGTTTTTCACCCTTCACTGCTGGAAACAGCAGCCATCAAGTACATCAAGGAGGTGTGGGGCTTCAACAAGAGGCCGATGCTAGTGGCATTGGACCCAATGGGAAGAGTCGTCAACCCTAACGCTATCCACATGATTTACATTTGGGGCCCTACTGTTGCCTTCCCTTTCTCCAAGTCCAGGGAGGAAGGACTCTGGAAGGAAGTAACATGGGGCATTGAGCTACTGGCAGCCGCCATCCACCCAATGATAGTCGACTGG ATCTCTGAAGGCAAATACATTTGCTTGTATGGAGGAGACGATATAGAGTGGATCCAGAGATTCACTGACGTTGCAAAAGCTGTTGAAAGCGCTGCAGATATCAAGTTGGAAATGCTCTATGTGGGCAAGAGCAACCTTAGGGAGAAAGTTCGGAAGAACAATGACAGCATTGCCCAGGAAAACCTGAGCCATGTACTGCCAGACCTAAGTTCAGTATGGTTCTTCTGGGCCCGGCTAGAAAGCATGTGGCACTCCAAGGTGCAGCATGGGGGGGAGAATGCAGAGAGAGATCCTATAATGCAGGAAATCGTGTCAATGCTTAGCTTTGACGGTGGGGATCATGGATGGGCTGTTTTCGGCAGGGGGTGGGGGGAGATGAGTCAGATGACTAAAGCAAAGGGCGACACTATTGTGGGATGCTTGAGGGACTATCACGTGTGGAAAAATAACATAGCAACCAAAGGCTTCGTGGGTGCCGTCAATGACTACCTCCCCCAGCTTCACACCCCACACCACTGCAACCGTCTCGTCCTGCCAGGAACCACCGGCAGGACCCCGGATAGGGTAGCTTGCGCAGAGTGTGGCCGTCCTATGGAGAAATTTATCATGTATCGCTGCTGCACTGATTGA
- the LOC100261038 gene encoding protein SIEVE ELEMENT OCCLUSION B, translated as MATTFIPDKVQRVRQRSGDRMFASDDNGIMKQIHAIHVPDGRDFDVKPLLRIVENILLRTTSSTTLTPALPGIPLGSNQAQLDALEDKTLQDGSSNMIDLLAHTINKISCEISCKCTSGGDAHATAVAVFNILSSYSWDAKVVLALAAFATTYGEFWLVAHLYPTNPLAKSVAILKQLPDILEHTDALKPKFEALSSLIKVMVDVAKCIVQFKELPPQYITPDTPAMVTAIAHIPTAVYWTIRSIVACASQIASLIGMSHEYIASTMDAWELSGLAHKVSNMYGHLQSQLYLCQQHINDKKHIEAYMMLVRLFETPHIDNMKIIRVLIYAKDDQPPLFDGLSKRKVSLDILRRKNVLLFISELEVPHEELFILDQMYQESRQDPTRPESQYEVVWMPMVDRSTPWTEEKNRQFETLKSMMPWYSVDHPSSIDLAVIKYIKEMWGFNKKPLLVVLDPQGRVVNNNAIHMMWIWGSLAFPFTSLREEGLWKGETWRMELLADTIDPIIHNWISEGSYICLFGGEDMEWIRKFCILAKAIARAAGIRLEMLYVGKSNPREKIQKINAIISTDNLSHTLPDLHLVWFFWVRLESMWYSKMQHGKTVESDPIMQEIVSMLSFDGSDQGWVVFSKGSGEMTKAKGENIVRCLSDYDVWKNNVSSKGFLGALNDYLREIHTPHHCNRLILPGTTGSIPERVVCAECGRPMEKFVMYRCCTD; from the exons ATGGCAACCACATTCATCCCTGACAAGGTGCAACGAGTGCGACAAAGGAGCGGGGATCGGATGTTTGCATCGGATGACAATGGAATCATGAAACAAATTCATGCCATCCATGTTCCCGATGGCCGCGACTTTGATGTGAAACCTCTTCTTCGCATTGTTGAGAACATATTGCTCCGTACAACCTCTTCTACCACCCTCACTCCTGCCCTTCCTGGCATTCCTCTG GGATCAAATCAAGCGCAACTGGATGCTTTGGAGGATAAGACCCTCCAAGATGGCTCCAGCAACATGATTGATCTTTTGGCGCACACGATAAATAAAATCTCTTGCGAG ATATCGTGCAAATGTACGAGTGGTGGAGATGCACATGCAACGGCTGTAGCAGTATTCAACATATTATCGAGCTACTCATGGGATGCTAAAGTGGTGCTAGCTTTGGCAGCATTTGCTACCACTTACGGAGAGTTTTGGTTGGTGGCCCACCTATACCCCACGAACCCACTGGCCAAATCAGTGGCCATTCTTAAACAATTGCCAGACATATTGGAGCATACGGATGCCTTGAAACCAAAGTTTGAGGCACTAAGCAGCCTTATCAAGGTTATGGTGGATGTGGCCAAGTGCATAGTTCAGTTCAAGGAGCTTCCACCCCAGTACATTACCCCTGACACTCCAGCGATGGTAACTGCCATTGCTCACATCCCCACAGCTGTTTACTGGACCATCCGCAGTATAGTGGCCTGCGCATCACAGATTGCGTCCCTCATTGGCATGAGCCACGA GTACATAGCCTCAACAATGGACGCTTGGGAGCTCTCAGGCTTGGCTCATAAGGTCAGCAACATGTATGGTCACCTCCAAAGCCAGCTATATCTTTGCCAGCAACACATAA ACGATAAGAAACATATTGAAGCATATATGATGCTTGTACGGCTGTTCGAGACCCCCCACATTGATAACATGAAGATTATTAGGGTGTTGATTTATGCCAAGGATGACCAGCCGCCGCTATTTGATGGCCTCAGCAAGAGAAAG GTTAGCCTTGATATATTGAGGAGGAAGAATGTGTTGCTATTTATTTCAGAGCTTGAAGTTCCCCATGAAGAGCTTTTCATTctggatcagatgtaccaagaATCACGGCAGGATCCAACCAGACCAGAGAGTCAGTATGAGGTTGTGTGGATGCCAATGGTTGATCGATCCACTCCTTGGACAGAGGAAAAGAACAGGCAGTTCGAGACTCTAAAATCAATGATGCCATGGTACTCCGTGGATCATCCTTCATCGATCGACTTGGCAGTCATCAAGTACATCAAGGAGATGTGGGGCTTCAACAAAAAGCCTCTGCTAGTGGTGTTGGACCCACAGGGAAGAGTTGTCAACAACAATGCCATCCACATGATGTGGATCTGGGGCAGCCTGGCTTTCCCTTTCACTAGCCTGAGGGAGGAAGGACTCTGGAAGGGAGAGACATGGAGGATGGAGCTATTGGCAGACACCATTGACCCGATAATCCATAACTGG ATCTCAGAAGGAAGTTACATTTGCCTGTTCGGAGGAGAGGATATGGAGTGGATCCGGAAATTCTGTATCCTTGCAAAGGCCATTGCAAGAGCTGCTGGCATCAGGCTAGAGATGCTTTACGTGGGAAAGAGCAACCCCAGAGAGAAAATTCAGAAGATTAATGCAATCATTTCTACGGATAACCTGAGCCACACATTGCCAGACCTACATCTAGTATGGTTCTTTTGGGTCAGGCTAGAGAGCATGTGGTACTCTAAGATGCAGCATGGCAAGACCGTAGAGAGCGACCCCATAATGCAGGAAATTGTGTCAATGCTTAGCTTTGACGGCAGCGACCAAGGATGGGTTGTATTCAGTAAAGGATCAGGCGAGATGACTAAGGCAAAGGGTGAGAATATTGTGAGATGCTTGAGCGACTATGATGTTTGGAAGAATAATGTATCAAGTAAAGGGTTTTTGGGTGCATTGAATGACTACCTCCGTGAGATCCACACCCCACACCACTGCAACCGTCTAATACTGCCAGGAACCACAGGCAGCATTCCGGAGAGGGTGGTCTGTGCTGAATGCGGGCGTCCAATGGAGAAGTTCGTTATGTATCGCTGCTGCACGGATTAA